From Lewinellaceae bacterium:
GCCGGCCACCGCCCGGGCGGCGACCTGGCGGACCGCTTCGGCAACAATTTCAGCGCCGGCCTGGGCGCCGACCTGGTCACCAGCAAAGGCAACTGGCTGTTCGGGGCAGACTTCAACTATCTCTTTGGCGGGCAGGTCAAAGAGGATGTGCTGGCCAGCCTGCGCACCCCGGAAGGCTTCATCATTGGCAACAACCGAAGCTATGCGGATATTCAACTGCGGGAGCGGGGCTTTTACGCCGGCGCCCACGCAGGCAAGCTCTTCAGCATCGGCCTGCCCAACCCGCGCTCCGGCATCCGGGCCACCGTCGGCGCCGGCCTGCTGCAACACAAAATCCGCATCCAGGGCGACCCCAGCAGCGGCGTGCCCCAACTGGACAACGACTACAAAAAGGGCTACGACCGCCTGTCCAACGGCCTGGCGCTCACCGAATTCATCGGCTACCAGGTCATGAGCATGGACAAGCGCGTAAATTTCTACATCGGTTTTGAATTCACCCAGGCCTTTACCATGAGCCGCCGGGATTTCAACTTCGATACCCGCGCCAAAGACGAAACCGAACGCAACGACCTGCTCTTCGGCATCCGGATAGGATGGGCCATTCCCATCTACTTCGGCCAGGAGGCGGGGGAGGTTTTTTATTAGTCCGTTAATCATGGATTTCTGCCAAAAAATGGCAGGAAATTATTGCAGCGCTTGGCATTTAAACCGCAAAATGTAGAACCGCAAAATTTTAAATAAAAAAGTAGCTCCGTGCAGGCCGCATACGAGCGGTCCCTGCCGAGCTGCCTTTTACATTCTACATTGTACGGTTTTGCGGTTTAAGGACATTTGGTTCTGGCTTCGCCAGATTATGGTGTAAATGTGTAAACGGCACATTTACACGTTTACACATTCACACGCTCATACATTACCCCATGCACCTCCTCTACACCCTCGCCCTCCGCCTCTACGGCCTGTTCCTCCGCCTGGCGGCCCTCTTCAACCCGAAGGCCGCTCAATGGGTGGCGGGCCGTCGGCGATGGCGGGCGCAGCACCGCAGCCTGTTGGAAAGCAAACCCCGGGGAGACACCGCTCTCCTCTGGTTTCACTGCGCTTCCCTTGGGGAGTTCGAGCAGGGGCGGCCGGTGATCGAACTACTGAAAACCGAGCAACCGGAACTGAAAATTCTGCTCACTTTTTTCTCTCCTTCCGGTTATGAAGTGCGGAAAAACTATGCGGCGGCCGACTACGTCGCCTACCTGCCCCTCGATACGGCGGCAAATGCGAAGGATTTTGTGGCCCTTTGGCAGCCTGCCGCCGCCGTTTTTGTCAAATACGAATTCTGGTACCATCATCTGCGGGCCCTGCGAACCGCCGGCATTCCCATCGTTCTTGTTTCCGCTCTGTTTCGCCGGGATCAACTGTTTTTCCGCTGGCATGGCAGCTTTTTCCGCCGGATTCCGGGGTGGTATGCCCATATTTTTGTACAAAACGAGCCGTCCGCCCGGCTCCTTGGAGAAGCCGGTTTCAAAAATTTCACCGTGGCCGGAGATACCCGGGTGGACCGCGTCCGGCAAATCGCCGAAACGGCGCCCTCCTTTCCCCTGGTGGAGCGCTTTGCCGGCCAGGCGCCCGTTCTGGTGATCGGCAGTTCCTGGCCGGAAGACGAAGCTTGCCTCCTGCCCTTTTTAAATACGCAGCTCCCGCCGGAATGGAAGGCCATCATCGCTCCGCATCAGGTCGATGAAGGGCACATCCAGCAGATCGTCAAAAAACTGGCGCTGCCCTATTGGCGTTATTCTGAAGGCGAAAAGGAAAAGCCTGCCCGGGTGCTGGTGATCGATAATGTGGGCATGCTCTCCGCCCTTTACCAGTACGGGCGGATCGCTTATATCGGCGGCGCTTTCGGAACGGGCCTGCACAATACGCTGGAACCCATTGCCTTCGGGCTACCCGTCCTTTTTGGCCCCAGGTACCATAAATTCGAAGAAGCCCGCTACCTGGTCCGCTCAGGCGGCGGCTTCAGCATCAACGGGCGGGAAGAATTGCAGGAACGGTTCCGCGAACTGTGCCGGGAAGAGGCCTGGCTGGATGCTTCCCAAAAGGCCCGCGACTATGTCCTGCAAAACAGCGGCGCCAGCCGAAAAGCAGCGGAGTATATCCGGCAATTGATCTGATGTTAGTATTTTTTTACCTTTACCCCCAACCAAGTACTGCAAAAAATGACCGAAGTTTTCAACGCCTTCCAACACCAGAACATCCTGATCGTAGGAGATGTCATGATCGACCGGTACCTCGCCGGGAAAGTCAGCCGGATTTCGCCCGAAGCTCCCGTTCCCGTCGTCCACCTTCAGGCCCGGGACAACCGCCTGGGAGGGGCGGGCAACGTTGCCCTCAACCTCAAAGCCCTCGGCGCCACGCCCTACCTTTGCACGGTAGCCGGCAAAGATGAAGACGGCCGGCAACTGGCCCGGCTGCTCTCCGAACTCCACCTTCCGGGCAAGGGCCTGATACAATCGGAGGAGAGAAAAACCACCGTCAAGACCCGCATCATCGCCGCCAATCAACACCTGCTCCGGGTCGATAATGAAGACACGCACAGCCTGTCCGGCCAGGAGGCCAGCCTGCTGCTGGATGCCGTCCGGGACATCCTCGACAGCCGGGCCATCCACGCCATCCTGTTTCAGGATTACAATAAAGGGGTGCTGAGCCACAGAGTGATCCAGGAAATCATGCTCGAAGCCATCAAGCGGGATATTCCCTCCGCTGTTGACCCCAAGTTCGACAATTTCTGGGCCTACAAACACGTGACCCTCTTCAAACCCAACCTCAAAGAAATACAGGCTCAGCTCAATTTCGGGGTAAAACCTGAATTGCCGTCCCTGAAAAAAGCTGCCGAACAGATACACGGCAAGCTGGGCAACCAGTATTCGCTGATCACCCTGTCCGAAAAGGGCATTTTTTTCGATGGCAATGGGGAAAGCGGCATTCTGGGCACCCATCCTCGTTCCATCGCCGACGTGTGCGGCGCCGGCGACACCGTCTTCGCTATTGCCGGCCTGGGGCTGTCTCTGGGCATGGATATTAAAGATATTGCCCTGCTGGCCAACCTCGCCGGCGGGCAGGTATGCGAAAAGGTAGGCGTAGTGCCGGTCGATAGAGATCAGCTGGAATCGGAATACCGGGCTTATCTTCAGCATGTTTAGCCGTTTAGTAAGCCAAATGACCAGCCCACTCATTCGGGCTTTACAACTCGCCTTTTTTTTGCCTATATTATACAGGCCTTTTCACGTCACTATTAATGCATTTGCCTATGAAACGCAGCTCTACCCTGCTATGCTTTGCCTTCTCCCTGCTTGCCACTCTCCAGAGCAGCGCCCAGGTTTTCCTGAAAGTAGACTTTGCAAGTGACAACCTGCCCAATGGCTGGACAACAGGAGACCTGTCGGACAACGGCGTCACCTGGCAGATTTGCCCGGAGCCGGACGGCTGCGGGCTGGAAGGCCTGCCGAATATACTGGCGCACTTTAATTCCACCACGGCATCCAACGGCTTTGTAGTGGCCAATTCCGACGCCAGAGGCAACCTGCCTGGCGACGGGCACATCAGCCAACTGACCAGCTCGGCGATCGATTGCAGCAACAAAAACAGGGTGTTCCTTCAGTTCCAGACAGCCATTGGCACCCTGAATAAAAGCCCCGCCAACAATGCCACCCTTCGGGTCACCTCTGGTTTAGGACTTAAAGTGTACCGGCCATTTGCCATGCTGGAAACCAATGGCGTTCTCCAGACGGCCCCCATCCAGGAGCTGGCCAACGGCCAGGCCTACACCGTAACCCTGGACATCAGCGAGCGGGCCGCCGGCCAGCCGCAGGTCTACCTCGAATGGGAATGGCGCGGCAATTACGAATTTGCCTGGATCATCGACGACATCCTGCTGAGTACGGAAAACCCCGCCCGCCCGGACGATGCGGTCTATTACGAAAGCTTCGGCAATGGCAGCAACGGATGGACATCCAACCCGGTCTTCTCCCCCGATTCGCTTTGGAAATGGACGCCCTTCGGCGATGTGAGCAACGGCTTTGGCATCTCTTTTGCCGAACGGGACGCCTTCATCCATTCTCCAAGCGCTACCGACGGCGCCATGGCGTTCAACGCCGATTTTTTCAATACCGGAGGAGGCCCGCCGGGCCAGGGCATGCCGATAACGGCCTTCGTCTGCGAGCTGATCTCTCCGCCGATCGACCTTTCCGGCGTGGAGTCCCCGCTGGCCCTGCAGTTCTCGCAGCTCGGATGGCTGGGAAACATCGCCAGCAGCGCGCCGCAGACCCAGGAAGGGGCGAGCTTCATCACCTCCTTTGCCTACAGCACCGACGGCGGGACGAACTGGAGCGACCCCATCGACGTCAATCCCTACCAGACGCCGGTCACCAGCTTCAATTTCCGAAGCGTCCCGCCATTCAACAAACAAGCTTATTTTGATTTGCCCCCGGTGCAGGGCAGCAGCGACTTTCGCATCAAATTTACCTGGGCGGGCGATTTCTACTTTTGGGTTCTGGATGATATTGCTCTGGTGGAAAGAGAAGCGCGCGATATGAAAGCCAACCGCAATTTCTTCGCCGTCACGCCCAACACGGTTACCCCTGTAAGCCAGCTCCA
This genomic window contains:
- a CDS encoding 3-deoxy-D-manno-octulosonic acid transferase yields the protein MHLLYTLALRLYGLFLRLAALFNPKAAQWVAGRRRWRAQHRSLLESKPRGDTALLWFHCASLGEFEQGRPVIELLKTEQPELKILLTFFSPSGYEVRKNYAAADYVAYLPLDTAANAKDFVALWQPAAAVFVKYEFWYHHLRALRTAGIPIVLVSALFRRDQLFFRWHGSFFRRIPGWYAHIFVQNEPSARLLGEAGFKNFTVAGDTRVDRVRQIAETAPSFPLVERFAGQAPVLVIGSSWPEDEACLLPFLNTQLPPEWKAIIAPHQVDEGHIQQIVKKLALPYWRYSEGEKEKPARVLVIDNVGMLSALYQYGRIAYIGGAFGTGLHNTLEPIAFGLPVLFGPRYHKFEEARYLVRSGGGFSINGREELQERFRELCREEAWLDASQKARDYVLQNSGASRKAAEYIRQLI
- a CDS encoding carbohydrate kinase, translated to MTEVFNAFQHQNILIVGDVMIDRYLAGKVSRISPEAPVPVVHLQARDNRLGGAGNVALNLKALGATPYLCTVAGKDEDGRQLARLLSELHLPGKGLIQSEERKTTVKTRIIAANQHLLRVDNEDTHSLSGQEASLLLDAVRDILDSRAIHAILFQDYNKGVLSHRVIQEIMLEAIKRDIPSAVDPKFDNFWAYKHVTLFKPNLKEIQAQLNFGVKPELPSLKKAAEQIHGKLGNQYSLITLSEKGIFFDGNGESGILGTHPRSIADVCGAGDTVFAIAGLGLSLGMDIKDIALLANLAGGQVCEKVGVVPVDRDQLESEYRAYLQHV
- a CDS encoding T9SS type A sorting domain-containing protein codes for the protein MKRSSTLLCFAFSLLATLQSSAQVFLKVDFASDNLPNGWTTGDLSDNGVTWQICPEPDGCGLEGLPNILAHFNSTTASNGFVVANSDARGNLPGDGHISQLTSSAIDCSNKNRVFLQFQTAIGTLNKSPANNATLRVTSGLGLKVYRPFAMLETNGVLQTAPIQELANGQAYTVTLDISERAAGQPQVYLEWEWRGNYEFAWIIDDILLSTENPARPDDAVYYESFGNGSNGWTSNPVFSPDSLWKWTPFGDVSNGFGISFAERDAFIHSPSATDGAMAFNADFFNTGGGPPGQGMPITAFVCELISPPIDLSGVESPLALQFSQLGWLGNIASSAPQTQEGASFITSFAYSTDGGTNWSDPIDVNPYQTPVTSFNFRSVPPFNKQAYFDLPPVQGSSDFRIKFTWAGDFYFWVLDDIALVEREARDMKANRNFFAVTPNTVTPVSQLQDEALLCDVVNIGRETAREVRLEAVVRKKGSNAIVYADTLFYGDIPVDSLVENVLFNRRLEAVSLQETGEYEAFYAVGHNQPDDRPQDDTLRWRFRVSDFTFAKEFGPTRDIAPAGSKSYSYGNIFYVPKGEGFFACAASFGIANSAQLANLGEDVTLLFYQWDGDLNEDGMANIEEYQLLSFNSHAFSELDGTGLIHLAISEDGVSQPLQDDTYYMVVVQYESNILNCFMQASDTIDYQAAGFVSDSLGRRQYSSVLDVGNTGTYNTIGFGPNIVPVVRLHLSPRVDCLSSANEAFDNNVVDLKLSPNPAGDWMRLQLDTGKAYRNASLVITSLSGKIVRKEFLGDVAGDLPPLDVSKVPPGVYIVKFRSNEYTAVGKLAVQR